The proteins below come from a single Oryzomicrobium terrae genomic window:
- the icd gene encoding NADP-dependent isocitrate dehydrogenase, whose translation MSSHIKVPQGGQKIIPGQAIPDNPIIPFIEGDGIGVDITPVMKKVVDAAVAKAYGGKRQIHWMEVYAGEKSTQLYGSDEWLPKETFDALKEYSVSIKGPMTTPVGGGIRSLNVALRQELDLYQCVRPVQYFKGVPSPLKQPELCNMVIFRENTEDIYAGIEWANGTDACKKVIKFLQDEMGVKKIRFPETSGIGIKPISVEGTERLVRAAIKYAIDNKRKSVTIVHKGNIMKFTEGNFRDAAYALAKREFGGVEIDGGPWLKLPADKGGIVIKDAIADAFLQQILLRPAEYDVIATTNLNGDYISDALAAQVGGIGIAPGANISDKYACFEATHGTAPKYAGLDKVNPGSLILSAEMMLRHLGWTEAADLIIKSMEAAIGDKVVTYDFARLMDGATEVSCSEFGEAMIARM comes from the coding sequence ATGAGTTCACACATCAAGGTTCCCCAAGGCGGTCAGAAAATCATCCCGGGCCAGGCGATTCCCGACAATCCCATCATTCCCTTCATCGAAGGCGACGGCATCGGCGTGGACATCACCCCGGTGATGAAGAAGGTGGTGGATGCGGCGGTGGCCAAGGCTTACGGCGGCAAGCGGCAGATCCACTGGATGGAGGTCTATGCCGGTGAGAAATCCACCCAGCTGTACGGCTCCGACGAATGGCTGCCCAAGGAAACCTTCGACGCCCTCAAGGAATATTCCGTCTCCATCAAGGGCCCCATGACCACCCCGGTAGGTGGCGGCATCCGTTCCCTCAACGTAGCCCTGCGCCAGGAACTGGACCTCTACCAGTGCGTGCGTCCGGTGCAGTACTTCAAGGGCGTGCCTTCCCCCCTCAAGCAGCCCGAGCTGTGCAACATGGTGATCTTCCGCGAGAACACCGAGGACATCTACGCCGGCATCGAATGGGCCAACGGCACCGACGCCTGCAAGAAGGTGATCAAGTTTCTCCAGGACGAAATGGGGGTGAAGAAGATCCGCTTCCCCGAAACCTCCGGCATCGGCATCAAGCCGATTTCCGTCGAGGGCACCGAGCGCCTGGTGCGGGCCGCCATCAAGTACGCCATCGACAACAAGCGCAAGTCGGTGACCATCGTGCACAAGGGCAACATCATGAAGTTCACGGAAGGCAACTTCCGCGATGCGGCCTATGCCCTGGCCAAGCGCGAGTTCGGCGGCGTCGAGATCGACGGCGGCCCCTGGCTCAAATTGCCGGCCGACAAGGGGGGCATCGTCATCAAGGACGCCATCGCCGACGCCTTCCTGCAGCAGATTCTGCTGCGCCCGGCCGAATACGACGTGATCGCCACCACTAACCTCAACGGCGACTACATCTCCGACGCCCTGGCGGCCCAGGTGGGGGGCATCGGCATCGCCCCGGGGGCCAACATCTCCGACAAGTACGCCTGCTTCGAGGCGACCCACGGCACGGCGCCCAAGTACGCCGGGTTGGACAAGGTGAACCCGGGTTCCCTGATCCTGTCCGCCGAGATGATGCTGCGCCACCTGGGCTGGACCGAGGCGGCGGACCTGATCATCAAATCCATGGAAGCGGCCATCGGCGACAAGGTGGTGACCTACGACTTCGCCCGCTTGATGGACGGCGCCACCGAGGTGTCCTGCTCCGAATTCGGTGAGGCCATGATCGCCCGGATGTGA
- a CDS encoding rhodanese-like domain-containing protein produces the protein MTFATNIARTGALLAGLAYAALGLAQQAAPERLRLVGQETEFVAETAQGKVVITRVLTPCAKVKGWLQPLVPVPGVVPITEVELLGFYKDPEAMLVDMREPEWFVKATIPGAVNIPYTEVASRLGELGCAKTGKGWDCAKARKVVAFCNGPMCPQSPTAITAMVREGFPAGRIYYYRGGMFDWEGLGLTTVEGDL, from the coding sequence ATGACCTTCGCCACGAACATCGCCCGGACCGGTGCCCTGCTCGCCGGTCTCGCCTACGCCGCCCTGGGCCTGGCCCAGCAGGCCGCACCGGAGCGGCTGCGCCTGGTGGGCCAGGAGACCGAATTCGTGGCCGAGACGGCCCAGGGCAAGGTCGTCATCACCCGGGTGCTGACGCCCTGCGCCAAGGTCAAGGGCTGGCTGCAGCCCCTGGTGCCGGTGCCGGGTGTGGTGCCGATCACCGAGGTCGAGCTGCTCGGCTTCTACAAGGACCCGGAGGCGATGCTGGTGGATATGCGCGAGCCCGAGTGGTTCGTGAAGGCCACCATCCCCGGGGCGGTGAACATTCCCTACACCGAGGTGGCCAGCCGCCTCGGCGAACTGGGATGCGCCAAGACCGGCAAGGGTTGGGATTGCGCCAAGGCGCGCAAGGTGGTGGCCTTCTGCAACGGCCCGATGTGCCCCCAGAGCCCGACGGCCATCACCGCCATGGTGCGCGAGGGTTTTCCGGCCGGGCGCATCTACTACTACCGGGGTGGCATGTTCGACTGGGAGGGGCTGGGCCTGACCACGGTGGAAGGGGATCTGTAG